TAAAAGTCCCTGAGAGAGACATTCTGGCTGTAAAGTTATCGTAACTTAGTGAGAAACCAAAAGTGATCATTACGAAGATAAAAAGAGAAGAGAAGTGAGCAATGAAAGAGCAGTTTACCTGAACTAATTTTGTCTTTTCTTTCGATTGGTTGGTGCTTTTTTTGCTGTTTTATAAGATTATTGAATGTATTGCATGGTAAGCATCAGTTATGCAATGAGAGACATTTTAAGGTACTCACCAACGTCACTAAACTTTGGAACCGTTCCCTTTGAGACGGAAGCTATTGATGCAAGAAGAAATTAACAAAATCTAAAGTTCTGAATCATAAAAGTTAGTGCAATAAACAGGCTTGCCAGGAGGCGTTTCTTACTTTATTCGCCGTGTTGGGCAAAGCAAAAATGAGAGTAATTGATAAGTGAGAAAAACAGGTAAGAAGCCGAATCGTTTCGGAAAAGGCACAAGAGGAGTGCTGTCTCTTTGCAAGCGTTGGCTGTTAAGGCTGCTCTTTTTGCTGGTTGGCATTTGGCTGGCTGGAATTTTATTATTTTCTTTTTTACCCGTTCCCTTCTCGGCGGTGATGGCAGAGCGGCAGATTGTTGCCTGGCTACGCGGAGAATTTTTATGGGTTGCACATTCCGATTGGGTTGCCAGCGATAAGATTTCACCCTGGGTTTCGCTGGCTGTCATCGCCGCCGAGGACCAAAAGTTTCCTCAGCATTGGGGATTTGATGTCGCAGCAATTGAGTCAGTGCTGAATAATCAGGATAAGCGTCTGCGTGGGGCTTCCACGATTTCACAGCAAACGGCGAAAAACTTATTTCTTTGGGATGGGCGCAGCTGGTTGCGCAAAGGCCTGGAGGCTGGGTTGACGCTGACGCTGGAAGGCGTATGGAGTAAAAAGCGTATTCTGACGGTCTATCTGAATATTGCCGAATTTGGCGATGGGATCTTTGGCGTCGAAGCAGCGGCGCAGCGCTATTTCCATAAGCCCGCCAGCCGCCTGACGATGTCTGAAGCGGCAATGCTGGCCGCTGTGCTACCTAATCCGCTGCGTTTTCGTGCTGATGCGCCATCAGCCTATGTTCGTCAGCGGCAACAGTGGATAATGCGACAGATGCATCAGTTAGGTGGGACAGGCTATATTCAGCGACACCATCTATAACGCTTTACTCTTCGTCGAAGCCCGCATCGAAAAGCTCAATGACCGCCGCCAGCGCCTGTTGCTCCTGCGGGCCGGTAACTTCAATCTCGATATGGCCGCCTTTGGCCGAATCGAGCATCAACAGGGCAATAACGCTGCTGGCCTCTGCTTCGGTACCCGCTTCGTTGCGCAGCAGCACTTCAGCATCAAAGCTTTGCACCAGCTCAAACAGCTTCATCGCCGGGCGTGCATGCATGCCCAGCTTGTTCTTAATTTCAACGGTTTGCCTGACTGTCATGATTTGCGTTTTTCCAGCGTACGATGGCGGGACTGTACATTCTTACCGCGTGATCGGAAATAGTCCGCCAGCTGTTCAGCAATATAAACGGAGCGATGTTTACCGCCGGTACAGCCAATAGCCACCGTTAAATAGCTACGGTTGTTGGTTTCCAGCATAGGCAGCCACAACTCCAGATAGCTGCGCGTCTGGTAAATGAAATTATGGACTTCAGTATGGCGATCGAGAAACGCCGCAACTGGCCGATCGAGGCCGGTCATAGGACGCAGCTTAGGATCCCAGTGCGGGTTCGGCAGAAAACGCACGTCAAAAACATAATCGGCATCAATAGGGATACCATGCTTATAGCCAAAGGATTCAAAGACCATCGTCAGTTCGCGTTCACGTTTGCCAAGCAGGCGGGTGCGCAGCATCTCGGCCAGTTCGTGCACGGACATTTCTGAGGTATCAACAATCAGATCGGCACGCGATCGCAGTGGCTCCAGCAGATCGTTCTCTTCATCAATGGCGCTTTCCAGCGAAAGATTTTTACTGGAGAGCGGATGCAGGCGGCGGGTATCGCTGTAACGGCGAATTAAAGTATTACGATCGGCATCCAGAAACAGCAGCTGTGGGGAAAAGCTGCCGGGCAGGCTGGTTAATGCTTTTTCCAGTACGTCCGGTGTTTCCGGCATATTACGCACATCAATACTGACGGCGGCAGAGATATTACGCTCGGATAGCGAGTTCGCCAGTTCGGGTAGCAGCGTTACCGGCAGATTATCTACACAGTAAAATCCCATATCTTCCAGCGCGCGTAACGCGACGGATTTCCCTGAGCCTGAACGTCCACTGACGATCATCAGCACCATTAAATTCTCTCCCCATTTATCCTGTACGCCGACGATTGCGCCAGCCGTACAGGCAAAAATGCAAGCCTATTAATCAGTGAGTCTCTTCTGGCGTTGCGGTGATGATTTCGTACAGATCTTCATCACTCTGCGCTGCCCGCAGGCGGCGGCAAACCGTTTTATCAGCCAGCCGTTTCGCGACCAGTGAAAGGGTATGTAGATGTGTTTTACATTGATCCGCCGGTACCAGCAAGGCGAATAGCAGATCAACCGGTTGATTATCAATCGCATCGAAGGCGATCGGCTGATCGAGACGGATAAAAACGCCCACCGCACGCAGCGTATCTTCCTCCAGCTTGCCGTGCGGAATAGCAATACCGTTGCCAATACCGGTACTGCCCATGCGTTCGCGCGTCAAAATAGCTTCAAAAACCGTTTGATGCGGCAGATTAAGCTGTTTGGCAGCTAGTTCACTGATGATTTCCAGTGCCCGCTTTTTGCTCTGGCAATGTACTCCGCTGCGGGTACAGTCGAGGTTGAGTACAGTGCTGAGTTCCAGTGAGAGTTCGTTGTTCATCATAGTTTCACTTGCGTGTTCACATTAACTGGCGCATCGCGCTACTTTACGCGTCTTGCGGCGAGAAAAGCAGTAAAATTTGCCAGTGAGGCGTGAATGGAAAAACGGGGCGAAAAGATTCGCCCCCCGACATCGTTTACTGGCCAATCGGCTCGTCTTTCCCTCAGCCATGTGAAGGTTAGTGTTGTTTTAATTTGTCTTTATGTCTGGTTAGCTGACGAGACAGTTTATCAATCAAGCTGTCGATCGCCGCATACATATCCTCAGCCTCAGAAGTTGCATGCAACTCGCCACCGCTGATATGCAGCGTAGCTTCGGCTATCTGCTGCACTCTTTCTACCTTTAGCACAACATGGACCTGAGTTATCCGGTCTGAATATTGTTCCAGTTTGGCAAACTTATTGTTCACAAATTCGCGTAAAGCTGGTGTGATTTCAATGTGTTGCCCGGTAATATTGAGTTGCATAGCGTCTTCCTTCTCAGTGAGTATCAAACCAGCTGTTTACGCTGATTTGATGGCGGGATAGATAAAGACTCTCGATACTTCGCGACGGTGCGGCGCGCTACCATAATGCCCTGATCGGACAGCATGGCAGTGAGCTTGCTGTCGCTCAGCGGTTTGGCGGGGTTTTCCGCCGAGATGAGTTTTTTTACCAGCGCGCGAATCGCCGTTGACGAGGCTTCGCCACCGCCTTCGGTATTGACGTGGCTGGAGAAAAAATATTTCAGCTCAAAGATTCCGCGTGGACTGTGCAAATATTTTTGCGTAGTCACGCGAGAAATGGTTGATTCATGCATATCTACGGCCTGGGCAATATCTGCCAGCACCATCGGGCGCATAAATTCTTCGCCCTGCTCAAAGAAAGCCTGCTGCTGTTCAACAATACAGCGCGTGACCTTAAGTAACGTATCGTTGCGGCTTTCAAGGCTTTTAATCAGCCACTTAGCTTCTTGCAGATTAGTACGAATAAACTGGCTGTCGCTGTCGTTGCGTGCTGAACTGCCCAGCGCGGCATATTGCTGATTAATTTTCAGACGCGGCACGCTATCGCTGTTTAACTCCACCGTCCAGCGGTTACCCGTTTTACGTACCAGCACATCCGGGATCACATACTCCGGCTCACCGGTATTGACCGACTGACCCGGGCGTGGATCGAGTGACTGAATCAGCGCCATCGCCTCTTTTAATACTTCTTCTTTCAACCGGGTTATGCGCATCAGGCTGCGGAAATCGTGATTAGCCAGCAGATCAAGATGCTCGCTGACGATTAGCTGCGCCTCCGCGAGCCACGGTGTATCGGCGGCGAACTGGGAAAGCTGCACCAGCAGGCAGTCGCGCAGGTCACGAGCGCCTACGCCGACGGGATCGAAACGCTGGATTCGTTTTAACACCGCCTCGACTTCATCCAGCGCAATCTCTTCATCGCCCATGCTGTCGCGAATATCTTCCAGCGTAACGGTAAGATAACCGGTATCGTCGATAGCATCGACAATAGAGGTGGCAATAGCGCGATCGGTGTCGGTAAACGGCGTTAGCTCTACCTGCCACATCAGATAGTCCTGCAGCGACTGCGTGGTTTCTCCCTGATAGACCGGAAGCTCATCGTCACGGTAGTCGGTGCCGGTACCTGATGGCGTACCTGCGGTATAAATTTCATCCCATGTGGCATCAAGCGGCAACTCTTCCGGCATATCCTTTTGCTCAAGCGCTTCTCGCGTATCGAGCATTTCGC
The sequence above is a segment of the Mixta intestinalis genome. Coding sequences within it:
- the mtgA gene encoding monofunctional biosynthetic peptidoglycan transglycosylase; translated protein: MLVGIWLAGILLFSFLPVPFSAVMAERQIVAWLRGEFLWVAHSDWVASDKISPWVSLAVIAAEDQKFPQHWGFDVAAIESVLNNQDKRLRGASTISQQTAKNLFLWDGRSWLRKGLEAGLTLTLEGVWSKKRILTVYLNIAEFGDGIFGVEAAAQRYFHKPASRLTMSEAAMLAAVLPNPLRFRADAPSAYVRQRQQWIMRQMHQLGGTGYIQRHHL
- the npr gene encoding PTS phosphocarrier protein NPr — translated: MTVRQTVEIKNKLGMHARPAMKLFELVQSFDAEVLLRNEAGTEAEASSVIALLMLDSAKGGHIEIEVTGPQEQQALAAVIELFDAGFDEE
- the rapZ gene encoding RNase adapter RapZ, whose protein sequence is MVLMIVSGRSGSGKSVALRALEDMGFYCVDNLPVTLLPELANSLSERNISAAVSIDVRNMPETPDVLEKALTSLPGSFSPQLLFLDADRNTLIRRYSDTRRLHPLSSKNLSLESAIDEENDLLEPLRSRADLIVDTSEMSVHELAEMLRTRLLGKRERELTMVFESFGYKHGIPIDADYVFDVRFLPNPHWDPKLRPMTGLDRPVAAFLDRHTEVHNFIYQTRSYLELWLPMLETNNRSYLTVAIGCTGGKHRSVYIAEQLADYFRSRGKNVQSRHRTLEKRKS
- the ptsN gene encoding PTS IIA-like nitrogen regulatory protein PtsN produces the protein MNNELSLELSTVLNLDCTRSGVHCQSKKRALEIISELAAKQLNLPHQTVFEAILTRERMGSTGIGNGIAIPHGKLEEDTLRAVGVFIRLDQPIAFDAIDNQPVDLLFALLVPADQCKTHLHTLSLVAKRLADKTVCRRLRAAQSDEDLYEIITATPEETH
- the hpf gene encoding ribosome hibernation promoting factor — encoded protein: MQLNITGQHIEITPALREFVNNKFAKLEQYSDRITQVHVVLKVERVQQIAEATLHISGGELHATSEAEDMYAAIDSLIDKLSRQLTRHKDKLKQH
- the rpoN gene encoding RNA polymerase factor sigma-54, producing the protein MKQGLQLRLSQQLAMTPQLQQAIRLLQLSTLELQQEIQLALESNPLLEQTDNIHEEVESREAPESEMLDTREALEQKDMPEELPLDATWDEIYTAGTPSGTGTDYRDDELPVYQGETTQSLQDYLMWQVELTPFTDTDRAIATSIVDAIDDTGYLTVTLEDIRDSMGDEEIALDEVEAVLKRIQRFDPVGVGARDLRDCLLVQLSQFAADTPWLAEAQLIVSEHLDLLANHDFRSLMRITRLKEEVLKEAMALIQSLDPRPGQSVNTGEPEYVIPDVLVRKTGNRWTVELNSDSVPRLKINQQYAALGSSARNDSDSQFIRTNLQEAKWLIKSLESRNDTLLKVTRCIVEQQQAFFEQGEEFMRPMVLADIAQAVDMHESTISRVTTQKYLHSPRGIFELKYFFSSHVNTEGGGEASSTAIRALVKKLISAENPAKPLSDSKLTAMLSDQGIMVARRTVAKYRESLSIPPSNQRKQLV